The following DNA comes from Phytohabitans rumicis.
TGCTGCCCGACGGCAGGTCGAACTGGACGTTCCAACTGGTGATTGTGGACGACGTGTTGTTGGTGACGGTGAACTTACCCTCGTACCCGGTGCCCCAACTGGAGGTCCGGACGAAGGTCGCGGTCGCCGCCGACGCGGGCGAGGCGATCACGAGGACGGCGGCGCTGGCGACGGCCGCCAGCACCGCGAGGGTACGGAGTCTTCGGAGCTTCACGGCAACCTCCCATTGATGGTTGCCCAATTATTAGGACTGTTAACGGTTAATGTAAAGACTCCTGACAGAACATGGAGGTCTACACCTAGGACCCAAAGACGGTTACCGTGCGACACGTGAATCGAGATGCCGCCCGACGCCCCACGATGGTGGACGTCGCCCGGCATGCCGGCGTGAGCATCAAGACCGTGTCCCGGGTGATCAACAACGAGCCCAACGTGCAGCGACAGCTCGCCGAGCGGGTGCTGGCCAGCGTCGCCGAGCTGGGCTTCCGGCGCAACCACCTGGCCCGTACGCTGCGGTCCGGCCAGTCCACGGCCACCATCGGCCTGATCATCGAAGACCTCGCCAACCCGTTCTACTCAACGATCGCGGCGGTCGCGGCCGAGGTCGCGAGGCAGCACGAGACCCTGCTGATCACCGCGTCCTCGGAGGAGGACCCGCAGCGGGAGCAGCAACTCCTGCGCGACCTGTGCTCCCGCCGGGTCGACGGGCTGCTGATCGTCCCGGCCGGCTACGACCACGCGTTCCTGCGGCCGGAGGTGGAGATGGGCACCCCGGTCGTCTTCCTCGACCGCCCGGCCGGCGGCCTGCTCGCCGACACCGTGCTGCTGGACAACCGGGGCGGCGCCCAGGCCGGCGTGCGGGCCCTGCTCGAGCGCGGCCACCAGCGGATCGGCATCCTGCTCGACTCGGTGAGCGTCTACACGATGCGCGAGCGGGTCGGCGGTGCCCAGGAGGCCCTGGCATCGGCCGGCATCGCGTACGACGAACGGCTGGTCGCCGACGGCGTACACGATCCGGAGGGCGCGGCCGCCGCGGTGGCCCGCATGCTGACAGCGCCGACGCCGCCCACCGCGTTCTTCAGCCTCAACAACCGGATCACCGTGGGCGTGCTGCAGGAGCTGTGGCGGCGCAAGAGCCGGGTCGAGGTGGTCGGCTTCGACGACTTCGAGCTGTCCCACCTGATGCCGCAGCGGTTCACGGTGGTCGCCTACGACACCCGCCAGATGGCCCGCACCGCGGCGGACCTGCTCTTCCAGCGCATCGCCGGCGAGCGCTCCTGGCCCCGCACGGTCACCCTCCCCACGGCGCTCGTCGAGCGCGGCCTCTCGTGATCAAGGCGTCCTTCAAGTCGTTAGAACGACTTGAAGGACGCCTTGATCACGAGGGTAGGAGCGGTCAGTGGCGGAAGCGGAACCAGTTGACGTTGACGAAGTCGGCCGGCTGGCCGCTGGCGAACGTCAGGTACACCGTTCTCGTGCCGGTCACGGCGGACACGTTGCCGGGGATGCTCTGCCAGGTCTGCCAGCCGCCGGTGTTCGCCAGGGCGAAGCTGCCCAGCACGGTGCCGGTGGGGCTGTCGAGGCGTACCTGGATCAGGCCGCTCACACCGCTCGCGGCGCCGGACGCGACCCGCGCGACGAAGTCGATCGGCGTACTGGAACCGAAGTTGACGTTGTCGTAGCGCACCCAGTCGCCGTTCGCGAGCCAGCCGATGTTCTGACCGCCCTCGCTGCACGCCTCGGTGCCCACCCCGCTCTGGGCGTTGAACGACTCGGCCTCGATCGTCGCGTACGCGTCCCGCGTGCCGGTGGGTGGTGCCGTGGTGGGCGGCGCCGTGGTCGGCGTGGTGCCGCCGCCGGACTGGTAGACCGCGACGTAGTCGACGAGCATCGGCACGCCGGACGTGGTGCTGGCGGTCGGCGTCGTGCCGCCCGCGACGCCATTGGGGAAGGCGCCGCCCATCGCCACGTTCAGCAGCAGGAAGTAGCCGGCGTGGCTGGTCATGTTGGCCCAGTGCGGCTCGCCCACCTGCGACTGCGTCACGGTGTGGTACTGCTGGCCGTCGACGTACCAGCGCAGCTGCTGAGGGCTGACGCCGGCGTCCCACTCGAAGCGGTACGTGTGGAAGGCCGACTGGCACGTGCTGCTCGGGCAGGCGCGGCTGGCGCCGAGGCCGTTGGTCTCGTTGCACGGGCCGCCCGGGTTGACTCCACAGTGGAGCACACCCCAGACGGAGTTGATCCCGTTGACGTTCTCCATGATGTCGAACTCGCCGATGCTCGGCCAGTTCTGGTAGTTGCCCCGGTACGGCGCGCCGAGCGCCCAGAAGGCCGGCCAGTACCCGGATGCGGCGGCGCCGGTGACGTTGGGCATCTGGATCCGGCCCTCGATGCGCAGCACGCCGCCGGTCGGGGGCTTGAAGTTGGTGCGCACGGTCTCGATCCGGGACGACGTCCAGGCGCCCGACGAGTTGCGGATCGGCGTGATCACCAGGTTGCCGGCACCGTCGTGGCGGACGTTGCTGGTGCTGTTGGTGTACGTCTGGATCTCGCCGGTGCCCCAGTTGGCCGGGCCGCCCGGGTAGGACGTGCCGGTGTCGATGATCCAGTTGGCCGACGACGGCAGCGTGTTGGCCGCGCCGGTGAAGTCGTCGCTCCACACCAGACTCCACCCGGACGGGGTGGGCGGGATCGCGGCGCGGGCGTTCATGGTGACCGTGAGCATGGCGGCGACGACGCTGAGGACAGCCGCGGCCGCGAGCAGGAGGCGGCCGCGCCCGGGTCTGGACAAACCCGGGTGTGCATAGGGCTTCATGAATGGCCTCTCGGGTGACGTGGGTTTGAGAGAGCGCTCTCACGAAGTTTTACGTAGGCGACAACAAAATGTCAACACTGTCAATATTGACGGGTACGCGCGCCGCGGACGAGCGGGAACGGCATGGTCTCCCGGATCGGCCGGCCGGTGAGCAGGGCAACCACCCGATCGGCGCCGAGGGCGAGCCCACCGGTGGGCGGCATGGCGTACTCCAGCGCTCGCACGAAGTCCACGTCCGGCTCCGCGCCCTCCGGGTCCCCGGCCGCGCCCGCGAACCGCCGGCGCTGCTCGACCGGGTCGGTCACCTCCGAACGCCCGGTGCCGATCCCCGTGCCGAACGCCACCAGGTCCCAGTGCTCCGCCAGCCGCGGGTCGGTCCGATGGGCCCGGGCCACCGGCGCCAGCTCGATCGGAAAGTCCGTGTAGAAGGTCGGCGTGGTGGTCCGCGCCTCCACCAGCCGCCCGTACATCTCCGCGAGGAGCGCGCCGCGCCCCCACCGCGGATCATGGAGTACGCCGTTCGCGTCGCACATCCGCCGCAGCGTGTGCAGTTCGGTGTCGGCCGACAGGTACTCGCCCACGCCGTCGGACAGCGCGTGGTAGAAGGGCACCGCAGGCCACTGCATGGACAGGTCGTGCTCGATCAGGGTGCCGTTCGCGCCCGGCTGGTAGGCGACCGTCGACCCGTACGCGGCCAGCGCCGCCCGCTGCACGAGCGCCTGCGCCAGGCCGCGCATCGTCCGGTGGTCGGCGTACGCCTGGTACGCCTCCAGGAGCGTGAACTCGGGGTTGTGCCGCACGTCCACGCCCTCGTTGCGAAACGCGCGGCCGAGCTCGAACACCCGCTCGACGCCGGCCACCACCAGCCGCTTGAGGTACGGACCGGGCGTCACCCGCAGGTACAGGCGCAGGTCGTACGCGCCGAGCCGGGTGGTGAGCGGCCGCGCGCCGGTGCCCGGGAAGCGGTGCAGGACCGGCGTCTCCACCTCCAGGTAACCGCGGTCGAGCAGGGACTCGCGCAGGCTGTGCACCGCCGCGCTCCGGCCGCGCAACAGGTCCCGCGCTTCCGGGCTGGTGACCAGGTCGAGGTAGCGGTCGCGGGGCCGGATGTCCGGGGCGGCCGGCCCGCGCCGCCGGTCCGGCAACGGCCGCAGGCACTTGGCGGTCAGCTGCCAGGACTCGGCGCGTACGGACAGCTCGCCGCGCCGGCTGGTGACCACCTCGCCGCGTACGCCCACGTGGTCGCCGACGTCCACCGTGGAACGCCAGGCGTCGATGTCGTCATCGACCAGCACCTGCAGGTCGCCGGTCCAGTCCCGGATCGTCGCGAAGCACACCCCGCCGTGGTCGCGCAGCTGCACGATCCGGCCGGCCACCGCGACCATGTCCCCGGTACGCGCGTCCGGCCCCAGCCCTTCGTGCCGGATCGCCACCGCGACGGTGTTGTCGGTCCGGTGGAAGCCGGCCGGATAGGGGTCCACGCCGGAGTTCCGCAGCCGGTCCCGCTTCGCCATGCGCGCCGGCGACTGGTCGGCGGGCTCGGGCGCGGGCCCCTCCTCGTCCAGCGCGGCGGGGCCGAAGGCGGGCGCGGCGGGCGCGGGCATCGCGGCGGCCCGCCACACCCGGGGCAGGTCCCGGCGGTCCGCGGCGCAGACGTACCGCGGGATCCACTGTGGCTGGTAGCGGGCGCTGGCGCGGTAGATGGCGTTGGTGTCGTCCGCGACGCCGAGCGACACCCGGTCGACGCCCAGCCGGGGCGCCTCCCGCATGAGGGCGGCGACCAGGAAGTCCACCACGCCGTCGTCCGCGCCCGGGGCGCGCCGCACCACGTCCAGGTACAGCCCGTGCGGCCCCCACGGGGCGAGCGACAGCAGGGCGGCGCGCTCGCCGTCGCCGTCGTACGCCTCGGCGAGGACGCACCGCCCGTCGCCGTTGTGCAGGGAGGCCGCCCGCATCTCCTCGTCCGGTACGTCGGCGTGCCGGCGCACCCGCGCGGTGTAGCCGGCCCGTTCGAGCCGGTTGACCGCCTGCCGCACCGGACGCATGGTCCGGCCGTCCAGAGTGAACTCTCCACTGTGTAGCACCGCCTCGTCGCCCGCCTGGGTGGCCGCCAACCCGGCACGGGCGTACGCGACGGCACCGTCCTCGCTGGCACCGGCCACGGCGGGCGTCCACGAGTAGGCGCGCGCCTGTTCCAGCCACGCCTCGACGGCCGGCCCCCACGCGGTCGGGTCACCGATCGGGTCGCCGGTCGCCAGCCCGATCCCGTGCACCACCCGGTACGACACGGCCGCCCGCCCGGTCGGCGAGAACGCGGCCACCCGGTCCCGCCGGGTCGCCAGGTAACCGAGCGAGTCCCGGTCGCCGTACCGGGTCAGCAGCGTGCGGATGCGTTGCTCGTCGTCGGGCGGCAGGACGGCCGCGGCCCGCTGGGAGCGCCGCAGCGTCCAGAGCGCGGCCAGCAGCGCCACGCCGCCGAGCAGCCCGAGCACCAGGTCGACCCAGCCGGGCGCGCGCCCGTCCCGGTCGAGGTCGGTGACGACGGCGCCGCCGAACACCTTCTCCGCCGCGTACGCCAGCCGCTCGGCCGTACCGCCGAGCGTGCCCGGGTACGCCGTGACCAGGGCGTACCCGAGCCCGACGAAGAGCCCCATGAGCACGACGAAGACCGCGACCGCGGGACCCTGGGCGCCCCGCCGCACCCGGGCGACGAAGTCCCGGCGCACCACGGTGAGCACCAGCACCGCCAGCACCGCCACCCCGCCGTGCACCGCGGCGACCAGCTTGTCCTCGTCGTCGACCCGGCTCGCCGGCATCCCGAGCAGTACGGTGCTCACCACCACCGCGACGGCGAAGTAGCCCAACAGCAGCCACCACGCGATCCGCTTACGCCGGACGGTCGCGGCGGCCAGCACGGCGACGCACACGGCGTACCCGAGATTGGGCGGGATCGGGACGAGCGGGGCGCCGGCCTCCCGACGTACCTCGTCGGTGAAGACACCGGCGACGGCAGCGAGGGCGGCGACCAGCGCGACCACCCACAGGATGGCCGCCAAGACCTTGGGCACGCGACCCGGCCGCCGGGCGGGTGCCGGGGGCGGCGCGATGGTCTCGGAACGGAGCACGGGTGGGCCCAGAGTGGCGGTCACATGAGCCTCCTACCAGCGGCGGCGGGCGGTTCTACTTCCGACGATAGGCAGAAGATGGGAAGCTAACTCACAAATGGGGGAAACGTGGGTAATTGGTTCGACCAGCCGCTCTTCTACTTCTTCGCGGGAGTAGTGGTCGGGTTCGCGGTCATCCGCTTCTCGGTGCGGATGATCCGGGCCCAGGTGCGCTGGTGGCCAGGAAATGTGACGCCCGGTGGCCTGCACATCCACCACATGGTCTTCGGCGTGGTGCTCATGGTGGTGGGCGGCGTGGCCGGGCTGGCCGTCCCAGACACCGACGGCGTGTGGGTCAAGGCCGCGGCGACCCTCTTCGGCCTGGGGACCGCGCTGGTGCTCGACGAGTTCGCGCTGATCCTGCACCTGTCCGACGTCTACTGGACCGAGCAGGGGCGCACGTCCGTCGACGCGGTGTTCGTGGCGATCGCGCTGACCGGCCTGATCCTGCTCGGCGTCCAGCCCATCGGGGTGGGCGACTTCAAGACGGCGTCCGAGGAGGGCGGCAACGCGGCCTGGGCGCTGGCGGTCGCGGCGCTGGCCCTCAACCTGGGGCTGGCCGCGATCACGCTGATCAAGGGCAAGATCTGGACCGGCCTGCTGGGCGTATTCCTCCCGATCCTCATCCTCGTCGGCGCGATCCGGCTGGCCCGGCCGCACTCGCCGTGGGCCCGCTGGCGCTACTCCGCGCACAAGCTGGCGCGGGCCACCCGGCGGGAGCAGCGGCTGCGCCGCCCCGTGGTCAACGCGGTGCTCCACGTCCAGGACACGATCGCCGGCCGGCCCAGCGACGTTTCCGGTGACCGCCATGCCGGGTAAATCCTTGGATGTGCGGTTGACCGTAGGTGTCGAGGAAGAGTTCCTGCTCCTCGACGCGGAGAAGAGCCAGGCGGCCCCGGCGGTCGACGCGGTCCTCGCCGGGCTGCCCGAAGGGCTGCGCGACCAGGTCGCGCACGAGTACCTGACCAGCCAGATCGAGATCAACAGCCCGCCCGCGCAGGACCTCGCCGCCCTGCGGGACTCCATGGCCGTGCTCCGCGGCGGCGTGGCGCACGCCGCCGCCCGGGCCGGCGTACGGGTCGTCCCGATCGGCACCTGCCCGGTCGCCGGACCGGAGCCGCCGGTCGTCGACCAGCCGCGGTTCCGCCGGATGGTCGAACGCTTCGGCGCGCTCTCCCCCGGCCCCGGGCTCAACGGGCTCCACGTCCACGTGGGCGTCCCGGACCCGGAAACCGGCGTCCAGGTCCTCAACCACCTGCGGCCATGGCTGCCGCTGCTGCACGCGGCCACCACCAACTCGCCGTTCGCCGACGGCCACGACACGGGGTACGCCAGCTGGCGCTCCATCATGTGGGCCCGGTGGCCCTCGGTGGGCCCGACCCCGTACCTGGAGTCGTACGAGCACTATCAGAGCCTGGTGGCGGACCTGATCGCCACCGGCGCCATGCTGGACGAGGCGATGCTCTACTGGTACGCCCGGCTGAGCGCCCGATTCCCCACAGTGGAGATCCGGATCGGCGACGTCTGCCCCACCCTCGACGACACGATCCTGATCGCCGCCCTGATACGCGCCCTCGTCGGCACCGTCCTCGGCGACGTGGCCGCCGGCCGGCCCGCGCCGCACGTCGCCCACCACGTGCTGGCGGCCGCGCACTGGCGGGCGGCGCACGACGGCCTAGCCGG
Coding sequences within:
- a CDS encoding LacI family DNA-binding transcriptional regulator, with translation MVDVARHAGVSIKTVSRVINNEPNVQRQLAERVLASVAELGFRRNHLARTLRSGQSTATIGLIIEDLANPFYSTIAAVAAEVARQHETLLITASSEEDPQREQQLLRDLCSRRVDGLLIVPAGYDHAFLRPEVEMGTPVVFLDRPAGGLLADTVLLDNRGGAQAGVRALLERGHQRIGILLDSVSVYTMRERVGGAQEALASAGIAYDERLVADGVHDPEGAAAAVARMLTAPTPPTAFFSLNNRITVGVLQELWRRKSRVEVVGFDDFELSHLMPQRFTVVAYDTRQMARTAADLLFQRIAGERSWPRTVTLPTALVERGLS
- a CDS encoding carbohydrate-binding protein, encoding MKPYAHPGLSRPGRGRLLLAAAAVLSVVAAMLTVTMNARAAIPPTPSGWSLVWSDDFTGAANTLPSSANWIIDTGTSYPGGPANWGTGEIQTYTNSTSNVRHDGAGNLVITPIRNSSGAWTSSRIETVRTNFKPPTGGVLRIEGRIQMPNVTGAAASGYWPAFWALGAPYRGNYQNWPSIGEFDIMENVNGINSVWGVLHCGVNPGGPCNETNGLGASRACPSSTCQSAFHTYRFEWDAGVSPQQLRWYVDGQQYHTVTQSQVGEPHWANMTSHAGYFLLLNVAMGGAFPNGVAGGTTPTASTTSGVPMLVDYVAVYQSGGGTTPTTAPPTTAPPTGTRDAYATIEAESFNAQSGVGTEACSEGGQNIGWLANGDWVRYDNVNFGSSTPIDFVARVASGAASGVSGLIQVRLDSPTGTVLGSFALANTGGWQTWQSIPGNVSAVTGTRTVYLTFASGQPADFVNVNWFRFRH
- a CDS encoding amino acid--tRNA ligase-related protein, which translates into the protein MTATLGPPVLRSETIAPPPAPARRPGRVPKVLAAILWVVALVAALAAVAGVFTDEVRREAGAPLVPIPPNLGYAVCVAVLAAATVRRKRIAWWLLLGYFAVAVVVSTVLLGMPASRVDDEDKLVAAVHGGVAVLAVLVLTVVRRDFVARVRRGAQGPAVAVFVVLMGLFVGLGYALVTAYPGTLGGTAERLAYAAEKVFGGAVVTDLDRDGRAPGWVDLVLGLLGGVALLAALWTLRRSQRAAAVLPPDDEQRIRTLLTRYGDRDSLGYLATRRDRVAAFSPTGRAAVSYRVVHGIGLATGDPIGDPTAWGPAVEAWLEQARAYSWTPAVAGASEDGAVAYARAGLAATQAGDEAVLHSGEFTLDGRTMRPVRQAVNRLERAGYTARVRRHADVPDEEMRAASLHNGDGRCVLAEAYDGDGERAALLSLAPWGPHGLYLDVVRRAPGADDGVVDFLVAALMREAPRLGVDRVSLGVADDTNAIYRASARYQPQWIPRYVCAADRRDLPRVWRAAAMPAPAAPAFGPAALDEEGPAPEPADQSPARMAKRDRLRNSGVDPYPAGFHRTDNTVAVAIRHEGLGPDARTGDMVAVAGRIVQLRDHGGVCFATIRDWTGDLQVLVDDDIDAWRSTVDVGDHVGVRGEVVTSRRGELSVRAESWQLTAKCLRPLPDRRRGPAAPDIRPRDRYLDLVTSPEARDLLRGRSAAVHSLRESLLDRGYLEVETPVLHRFPGTGARPLTTRLGAYDLRLYLRVTPGPYLKRLVVAGVERVFELGRAFRNEGVDVRHNPEFTLLEAYQAYADHRTMRGLAQALVQRAALAAYGSTVAYQPGANGTLIEHDLSMQWPAVPFYHALSDGVGEYLSADTELHTLRRMCDANGVLHDPRWGRGALLAEMYGRLVEARTTTPTFYTDFPIELAPVARAHRTDPRLAEHWDLVAFGTGIGTGRSEVTDPVEQRRRFAGAAGDPEGAEPDVDFVRALEYAMPPTGGLALGADRVVALLTGRPIRETMPFPLVRGARTRQY
- a CDS encoding carboxylate-amine ligase; amino-acid sequence: MPGKSLDVRLTVGVEEEFLLLDAEKSQAAPAVDAVLAGLPEGLRDQVAHEYLTSQIEINSPPAQDLAALRDSMAVLRGGVAHAAARAGVRVVPIGTCPVAGPEPPVVDQPRFRRMVERFGALSPGPGLNGLHVHVGVPDPETGVQVLNHLRPWLPLLHAATTNSPFADGHDTGYASWRSIMWARWPSVGPTPYLESYEHYQSLVADLIATGAMLDEAMLYWYARLSARFPTVEIRIGDVCPTLDDTILIAALIRALVGTVLGDVAAGRPAPHVAHHVLAAAHWRAAHDGLAGLAVDPATRHTRPAWHLLTRLFDTVRPELERNGDRELATILMGRLRSRGTGANRQRAVYARTGDMSAVLDYLALRGVG